A stretch of Triticum aestivum cultivar Chinese Spring chromosome 1D, IWGSC CS RefSeq v2.1, whole genome shotgun sequence DNA encodes these proteins:
- the LOC123181381 gene encoding vacuolar protein 8 isoform X3, protein MSLHSCPAAAGDAPTGTAEDLLERARGLVPAALDAARAATGFGARWKAIAARLERVPPCLSDLSSHPCFSKNALCRELLQSVAATLAEAAELGVLCREPPKAGKLQMQSDLDALAGKLDLNLRDCELLVKTGVLSDATVPSPPAEAAAAAASQTDVRELLARLQIGHAEAKHRAVEGLLDALREDEKSVLSALGRGNVAALVQLLTATAPKIREKAATVLCLLAESGSCEGLLVSEGALPPLIRLAESGSLVGREKAVITLQRLSMSPEIARAIVGHSGVRPLIEICQTGDSISQSAAAGALKNLSAVPEVRQALAEEGIVRVMISLLDRGVVLGSKEYAAECLQNFTSSNDNLRRAVVSEGALPSLLAYLDGPLPQESAVGALRNLVSAVSPDNLVSLGVLPRLAHVLRDGSVGAQQAAAAAICRISSSPEMKRLVGDHGCMPLLVRLLEAKSSGAREVAAQATATLMSCPANARDVKKDEKSVPNLVQLLDPSPGNTAKKYAISCLLALSASKRCKKLMIAQGAIGYLKKLSEMDVAGAKKLLEKLERGKLRTLFTRK, encoded by the coding sequence ATGAGCTTGCACAGCTGTCCGGCCGCGGCCGGGGACGCGCCGACCGGGACGGCGGAGGACCTGCTCGAGCGGGCGCGGGGCCTGGTGCCGGCGGCGCTGgacgcggcgcgcgcggcgacagGGTTTGGCGCGCGGTGGAAGGCCATCGCGGCCAGGCTGGAGAGGGTGCCGCCGTGCCTGTCCGACCTGTCCAGCCACCCCTGCTTCTCCAAGAACGCGCTCTGCCGGGAGCTGCTGCAGTCCGTTGCTGCCACCCTCGCCGAGGCAGCCGAGCTCGGCGTGCTCTGCCGCGAGCCGCCCAAGGCTGGCAAGCTGCAGATGCAGAGCGACCTCGACGCTCTCGCCGGGAAGCTGGACCTCAACCTCCGGGACTGCGAGCTGCTTGTCAAGACCGGTGTGCTGTCAGATGCGACGGTTCCGTCTCCTCcggctgaggcggcggcggcggcggcctcgcagACGGACGTGCGGGAGCTGCTCGCTAGGCTGCAAATCGGGCACGCCGAGGCGAAGCACCGGGCTGTGGAGGGCCTCCTTGACGCGCTGCGCGAGGACGAGAAGAGCGTGCTGTCGGCGCTCGGCCGTGGCAACGTGGCCGCGCTGGTGCAGTTGCTGACGGCGACGGCGCCCAAGATCAGGGAGAAGGCGGCCACCGTGCTCTGCTTGCTTGCCGAGTCCGGCAGCTGCGAGGGCTTGCTGGTGTCGGAAGGCGCGCTGCCGCCGCTCATCCGGCTGGCGGAGTCCGGCAGCCTTGTTGGCCGGGAGAAGGCCGTCATCACGCTGCAGCGTCTGTCCATGTCACCCGAGATTGCCCGCGCAATCGTCGGCCACAGCGGCGTCCGTCCACTCATCGAAATCTGCCAGACCGGGGACTCCATCTCGCAATCCGCGGCGGCGGGCGCGCTCAAGAACCTCTCCGCGGTGCCGGAGGTCCGGCAAGCGCTGGCCGAGGAAGGCATCGTGCGCGTGATGATCAGCCTGCTCGACCGCGGCGTCGTGCTGGGCTCCAAGGAGTACGCGGCGGAGTGCCTGCAGAACTTCACGTCCAGCAACGACAACCTGCGGCGCGCCGTGGTGTCCGAGGGCGCGCTGCCCAGCCTGCTCGCCTACCTCGACGGCCCGCTGCCGCAGGAGTCCGCCGTGGGCGCGCTCCGCAACCTCGTCTCTGCCGTCTCGCCGGACAACCTCGTGTCGCTCGGCGTGCTCCCGCGGCTCGCGCACGTGCTCCGCGACGGCTCCGTGGGCGCGCAGCAGGCGGCCGCGGCTGCCATCTGCAGGATCTCCAGCTCCCCGGAGATGAAGCGGCTGGTGGGCGACCACGGGTGCATGCCGCTGCTGGTGCGGCTGCTGGAGGCCAAGTCGAGCGGCGCGCGGGAGGTGGCGGCGCAGGCGACGGCGACCCTGATGAGCTGCCCGGCGAACGCGAGGGACGTGAAGAAGGACGAGAAGAGCGTGCCGAACCTGGTGCAGCTGCTGGACCCGAGCCCGGGGAACACGGCCAAGAAGTACGCCATCTCCTGCCTCCTGGCGCTGTCGGCGAGCAAGCGGTGCAAGAAGCTGATGATCGCGCAGGGCGCCATCGGGTACCTGAAGAAGCTCTCCGAGATGGACGTCGCCGGCGCCAAGAAGCTGCTCGAGAAGCTGGAGCGTGGCAAGCTGCGCACCCTGTTCACTAGGAAGTAA